The nucleotide sequence TGCGCATTAGTCATAGATGAGAAAGCTACTGATCAACAAGACGAAGACCAGTATCAGGAGTTGAGGAAAGTTGTAGATGGATTGAAGGAAACTGATAACGAACAGGAAGGTGGGTTCATCGTGAAATATGTCTGAATGAGCTGATGTATTGTTTACCAGTGGAGGGTCATAAGGCTTTCAATGTCAGGTTGATCAGTGAAGCAGTTCGACACGAAGTTGGAGGTAGTTTGACTTCCGTTCAAGTGGAAGTGAATAACATCTTACCAATAGTTAGTCCGCAATCGACATGTCAAACACATTCTTCGCTGAATAGGTTTTTAATTAGTGTGTAGATGCCGATGGCATATCAATAGACTTGGCAGATTCCGATGGAGAAATCATTACTTTCTCAAGCGATGGTAAAACATTGCAGCCTGGAACAAACGCCATGAAAGCATCATGTTCGGTACGTTGTTTCCGCTTCAACTCACTCCAATACCGGAGACTAACGGATGATCTCCCGCAGACCTCAACTCAAGGTTTGTATACTTTACATTCAGCTACGATAGTCTTAGGATCAATCAGTTTTACATACGACAAGTTCAATGAGGGACAAACGCTTCGAGTCAAACGTGATCCACAAGGCATAGAAGCTAAGTTGAGGATGCCTTACAACAGTCAGTCACTCATCTTCACACATCTTTTGACTGACATTGGCTGACCTCATCTGAATGCTTAGTCAAACTTGATGAGGATCCTAAGGTTGTGGTGGAAGTGAGATCGGGTATAGTTGATATgaagaatatcaaaattgGCTTGAGATCATTGATACCTGAAGTCAGATATCTTCTACAAGATGCCGAGTTCGATGAACGATGTGAGTCTTGGTCTGGAAACATGCCGTAGCAAGCTGACTCCAGCATGATAGTGGTCTCCCTTGACGAGTCTGGTCTCATCTTATTCAGCGACATTCAATCTGGTGGGGAGGTAGTCATAAGCATACCTTACGCCGGTGTACCTCAAGGGGAATACGcaaaggtaaatcaatcCACTTATTCTGCCAACAAACACATAAGACAGAGGTTAATTGCACGCTTTAGGCTCAAATCACTATTCAATACGATACTTCCTCTAGTAGTAGAGATTGGATAGATAGTCAAGTTGTATTCATGGGTTTACCTCTGACGGTGAACGTGCAAGATTTTTTCAGACCCGATTGGTCAGTCCAGATCTATCGATTAAACCTCAAATGTATTTCGGCTGACACTTTTTACGATTGATAGCCTATTATCGCACTTTACAGTCGCATCAGACGGGCGAGAGTACCTTCGTATAGCGTCAGTCGAGTTGACGCCGCCCGAAGGTGGGGCATATGAAGTACAAGCAAGTAGGAAGAAATGGGATGACACTATTGTAAATAATCCTGCGCGATTTCCTCGTGATGTCAAAGCTGACGAATTCTCAATACCACACAGACTGTCCATCCCAATCAACCTCTTTCGTGTTTATTCAAGGTGAAACAACTTCACAAAGACGATCGTAAGTCATCACCTGATTTTTGCCATGTAAGCTGTGCAGATCACTTATCAAGAATGCAGAGGGAGCGGTTCTGCGTTTGAAAATACGTTATCGGAgtcttgaagaaggtcaGTCCTTTTATAATGAACTTAGTAAGAATAGCAGAGCTGATAAAGCATGTATGAGTAGAAGTCCGTCATGCAATTGAATATGCTTTCCGGCAACTATCACCAGCTGCACGGGATAAAATCCGCAATATAACACGCGAATGGATGAATGACAAGGCCAAATGGCTAGAACCTTATCTACTTGGTATCTCCCTCGCACAAACCTTGGGGGAGATTTTTGAATCTCAAAATATAGATGGATTAGAGTCAGTACTGAAAGTAAGTCACGACACTGGCTAGATTGAACGACGATGACCAGCTAATTGACTTGGTATAGGCAATGAGTAAGGAcgaaaataaaatttggCGTACACTCGAGATACCGGTGGACGTTCCTCAACATCGAGTAAGTATCTACTTTCGCTCGAGATCTTATGATATTATCTGATTAATACTCTGGATCGCGTGGTAGCTGTTGACAATAATTCGCATGAATCCAACCACACCgttaaatcaaatttacgAAGGTAGAGCAATAAACATGAAATTGAGCTTAACGACTTCTTTTTCATGGTGTGGacaaattatcaagaatgaaaatgagaagaaaatgCTAGTATTTGATATTCAGAATAATGAAGATTGGTTAATTgtaggaaagaaaaaaggatATTACATGGCAAATGTGAATGacttttttaattttttaatatttttaatatttttttttctaattttttctgcgaaagaaaaaaggagaatatcaatttgaatacTAATACCTGATAATTATGTTTTTTAgccaaatgaaattgaagaacaagatataattttaatacCAATGAAATCTGGTCAATTATTCTTACCTACAataaatattgatttattatcaaatattataccaaatcaaattcaaattcaaaatcaaaataattcaagatcaggattaatttcaaatgaaaatgaaattttatgTGAAActtattttgaaaattctgGTGAAAGTATAATAGTTTTACCTTGTAAGAAAgagataaatcatttcttaCCTATACTTATTCCGAATGGGGAAGCATGGGAAAGTGAGAGGATATAGCTAGATATTCCATTTGATATAGCAGGAGAACAGGATTCAATGTACAAGAGCGAAATGAAAGCCAGATCAAGGGAAGCATGGGACACAGAAGGAAGGAGACTCATTGAGTggatgaatgatgatggtcTATGTCCAAACTAAGGCCAGATAACGATGTACGTTCACAATCACGATATTCATGATATGATTGTATAATGTCAAAGATTTGTAATGcatatatgtatatgattAAATACAAAAAAAATACATGAATGAAAGTAAACTAAACGATGAGATATATGACaacaaaattcaacaaaatcttttaatatAAAATTCATAACCGATTCGGTTTCTGTGTGCAAATAGCTTTTTAGTCTTTACCATCTACTtaatacttcttctacatAACTACCGACCAATGGTAATTCATGATATATCGCAACTACAATCAGAATTTacgatcaattcaaattattcGCTTGTCTTTATGAGATTAATGAAAGGTGAAAAGCAACAAGGTACTTACCACTTTTAATCATTCTTAAtcttaatttcatttcattcttatttaaagaagatttaaatgatcCTCCACAATGACATGTTGAAGCTAAATTAtcagattttgaagatgaacattTCATACAAATGACCTTTAAACGCATTAAAAAAATCTTAGCgaattccttttttttttggttatACATTTCATCACCCCAACCCCCATCCccaaagaaaaaaacagAATGTCAAACAGAAAACTTACATCTTGAGTTTGATAAGAAGTAATCATTTTAgatatattttcaattaaaggttgttcaatttgaaatttatcatattcaGAATCACATTTCtacccaaaaaaaaagaaacccattaaaattcattagttttaaaaaaagttgattcaCAAATCCGAAAACAGGAAaactaaaaaaaaaactcacatgACAAACCCAATTTTTTCTAGGTGGTGATAAcatttctttattatcattatccCAACTTGGTAATCTATCTGGATCTCTacataaatcaatatctcTTAAAGAATTACATTTTTtacaaattatcaaatttatcttcaaatcatcatttgttgAAGCTGCACATGGATTatgaaaaattgattctgaagaaaattctttaattccaattaaatctaataaatttttctttaaaatttgaatttcaatcataTGTTCTTTATCTAAACCAAAAACTTcaagaattgatttagtTAATTCTAAAACTGGATTAAGtctaattgtttttgaatataaatcaaatcttgATCCAGGTAATGAAGGGAAAAGTAAAGATTCAGCAGCTATTTCATCTGtatgagattgaatttgtaattttttGACCGACattatatcttttaatAACTTTTTAGTCAAATCATGAGAAATAGATTTTTTACCCATCGCgaattctttctcttttgcAGGATTGATAGTTGATGTATTCTCTCCAGGTAAATCGATATTAAGATTATGTATAACCTTCAAAGGTTCCCTTTCATCATGGGAAGATCGTTTAGCACCGTACagtttgaagatgaaatccGCAACATTCCTTTCGAAAAAGGGTTGAAGTATACCCGGTAAGAAAGATTGGATATTCCAGTCCATTGAAATCTCAAATCTTGACGCAGGTGGATTTCGTGAGGAAGCAATCTCAGGTGAAACTTTGACTCCGCCAAAATTCGCTATGTCCATCCATGCCAAATAATTCCAGAACTGAGTAACGTCAATGACTAAATGTCTGAATAGTTCTTGAGAGTTCGCAGCGGTCACTAGATATTTCGCAAAAGCGTACGCGCTTCCAGCATCAGGCTTAGTAGTAAGGAGGAAGATTCGATTGAAATCCGCATATACCACTTGAGTGCCTAATCTCTTTAATTCGGCTAATAGTTGGAGGAACGTCTTCCGCATGAGCCCATGTAAGAACCGTTGAAGGGCAGGTTCGAACATATTACTAGATGACGAACTGATCCACCTCCAAAATTGGTCTACTACTAAATCCGCAGGGGTGGAATAAATACCTTTGACATGCGCTCGGGCTTTTTCCAAGAACCATGATCGGACCATAGATTTGAGCACACCGAAAGTTTGAGTGGATAAGACAGCGTCGCCCAGCATGACTGAGGTATTGGCAGTTCCTTTGGCGTACTCGTCCAAATTATGCGAGGCTGAATCGAAGGCTAACGATCCTGCACCTGAACCCTCCATTTCATTGACCAAGGCAGACTGAAGCACAGCATTGATTGCTAGATCTGCAATTTCCATCTCCAACACCACTGAGGAATAACAGCCTTTCGTTGACATTCTTGGGGTCACAAGTTCTTCACTCAGGTTggcatcttcttcagaacCACCTAAATCAGGTCGAGAAGAGGCAGACCACCAAAGAACCATATCCTGTTGTTTCAGTCTTCGCGCGAATTCGATGTCTGCCAAGAAGATAGGCGCATCTTGACCCAAATTTCCGATCGGTACATCGTAATGAGCTGCGATCTCAATTTGGTCTTTGATCCaacttgataatttgagGTATTGGTTGATCATCCTTCGAGAAGTTTGTACCAACCACCCTAAACTTGGTTTCTCGTCCAAGCCTTTGAATGTGATGAACGGGAATTCAGAAAAGACTGGTGAGACTACCTGGTAATAAGAATGTTCGAATGGTGAACAGAGCGTAATGACGTTCAACCCATGTCGAATACTTTGAAGATCTCTCGACAATTGTTTCAAGGCTGATAGCTCAGTTTTATAATAATTAGTGACGAACTCAATTGCTTCCTCGTAATTGAATATCCCTTTAGGGGCTTTCTCAAGTCGCTCGGTATACCACCTCGACGGGTTAGGTAATCTTTCAGGAGCCCTTGAAGCGTCGACTACATAGGTTCTGACAGGTTGACCAAGAGAGAATAAGGCAATGAGATGTCGAGAGTTGAACGTGGCGTGATAcaagaaatgatatttgatgTTCTTTCCTTCGTCCAGATATTTGTGTCGAAGCACACTCATACCTGGTCTTTCAAGTTCCGAAAGGTCGAATCCTTTATCCAGACCTCTATTCAACCCTCCCAAGGAGGTGGTTTTAAGCGTACAGCTAGTACCGAAATGAAGTAATGCTCGGACCACGAGCGGAACTTGCAATTCGTACGCACCATCCACGTTTGGATTATTGATCATACTTGAGAAATGcgattcaccttcaacataTAAAGCTTCGTCAACCAACAGCCTGAAAAGGTGTCTTGCAGCTTGACCACGAGGTAACACTCGAGCTACAGAAGTTGTTTCGTATCGATCGGAGAAAGTGCCTTCTACGGGCAATGTTTTGAAATTCAAGTAGAATTCTCTTGGTATCCGAAGTCGAACAGACTGAAAAGTTCCATCGATGGCCAACcataatttgaattctcCAGGTCGATTGGTTGTTGCAATCTGGATCACGTCCCATTGTCTCGAAGCAAGATTGATGGTTCTCGTTTGTAACATTGATGAAACAGTTCCATCTTGCCTTGGCCTCTGTTTTCTTGCCCTTGCACGCTCGATTCGTTGCTTTCGCCACTGAGATTTCATCACTCTGATATATGACGAGTAATCTTCGTTAGGATCGGGCACTGACTCGGGTGTCTTCTCTCTgacaatcttcttcttcttgaccACAGCCATCTTCGGTCCagttttatttttaccCATATCTTCTATATCCCCGTTGCCGTTGGTAGGCCTAATTTCAGTTCTCATTCTAGCGAACATATCAGTGAGTTTATGTTGTTggaatttatcttcttttgctGCAACTCGTTTGAACAGCCAGTCTGGGTGGCGAATTCTAGGTACGGGGTTGGCGACTTTTTGTAATGCAGCAGGAATGGTGATGAGCTTCTGAATCACTGAACCTAATCTTTCAGTATAATAAGCCCAATCTAAGATAGTTCGAAGGTCGAAATCTGTCAGACTATTATCTTTCAACCATTTCTTCAAGAAATGTCGCTTGACTGGTTCTTCAGCTGTGAAGATAGCAACAGGTATAGCACGTTCGGTTACAGGTGCTCCATTCGGTTTAGCggatatgatgaatttacATGAAAGACCTTTATCTTTCACCATTTGTTCACCTAAGAATTCCGCTAATCGTCTAGCCGTGCTGATCGAGGTGGACTTTTGAGTACCGTATTCAGCTAAGGTCTTTGACATACTTCGATTCTCCGCAATAAGCTCTACCAGTTCATCGTCATCTAGTGAAGCAGCTTTGGATTGCAGAATATCAAGCCATTGATCTGCCACTTCAGCTACAGCCGCATAACATTCTTCGGTGGTCGTACCAAGCAAAAATTTATCGAATATTTGAGATTGGAAAATCTTGATCAGTTGTAATTCACCTCTACGTTTCACTTCGAAACCCTTCAATTCGGCCAAAGATCCATCAGGGTTGAATACCGCATATCGTTTTTTCAATAGTTTGTCTTCTTCCTTGGAGGAAGGTAAAATCATCGCTTTGTATGGACCATCCAACTCGAAGAAAATACTGTTCTCCTTTCTGACCTCATACTTCCCACTCTCCTTATCTACCAATTCATGATATTGGTCGTTGGTAAATTGGGCGTGGACAAGATGATTTAACATAGTACAGGGGTAGGAGACACCGAACGactttccattcttcaatttgaacttgaaaTCTTCAGGGAAAACACCGGGAAGCATACACCAAATACCATCTGTATCCAGTTCTAACGGTCTACCGATCTGTTCAACAAGTTGACGAGCCATTTGGATGATTGACGCTCCCGTGAGACATGTGATACCGGCCATCTCCATTGAGTACCACCGGGCTCCCTTTCTCATCACGTATCCGTAGAACGAGTTCAAGATACACTTATGCGCCAATTGTAAGGAGTCGTAAAGCACGATCATCTTCTTGGCTTCATCTACAGCACTGACAGCACCGCCTTCATCAATAGCCTTGTCtagattcttcttccacgTTTTGTGTAGTCCTTTATACTCGTATCGTCGATCCCGGAACGCCCGTACAGTGTCGATATAGAAGGAATTTTCCCTTTGACAGATGATAGAAGTCTTGGTGATAATTTTGGTTTCGTGAGTCTTTCTGTATACCTTTCTAGAGTAATCGCCCAGCCTTTTATGTATCAAAGCGGATTGGTCCCCTTGAGGAAGGTCTATAAATCGCCTTTTTGGTCCATTGGGATGTTTTGGTGGGAACATCTCTTGTTCCAGTGCATACCTGACCATATTCACTTCGTCTCTCTTCGCCGGAAAGTATTCTCCTCGCCATGCCCACTCCAATCTTCGATCACACGTCTTATCAGGCCTGTTGTAGTCGCATACGGCACACGCTGCCTCGTCTTTCATCGAATCTGGCTGTAAACGATTCGACAACATGATGTTGGGATACATCGCGGCTACATCCAAGTGGTAGATGAGGGGTTTGTCCATCCGGTTGGGATTATCTCGCATGAGTTCGAGGGCTGTTTGTATTTGGTCTTTGACTTCATCATAGTTGTCTACATCTTCCAGCTTGatatttccttcttctatcAATGAGAATTTCAGTGCCGCATCCAAATCATCGATGAGCTATCGGAGTGATTCAGTTCGCTTTATCCCTCTGAGTGACAACAAATTGACTCACCTGCTGACAAGCACTCGGCTCCATTTTGAAATGTGTCGGTATATCACTTCTGAAAACACCAGCTTCCAATGCTTCCACATGACCACCGACGTACGTTTCCGACGCCAGCAAATGCCCTTCGTATGTCATGCCGTGAGGATCTTCGTGTCTATTAGGCATGATGATATGTGCTTGATATGCTTCAACCTGTTCTCGGAGTATTAGCTTGAACGTCATTTGCAGCCTAGTCAAGCTGGACATACCATCAACAGGGTCTCACAAAGAGTACCTGAACCTTTTCTTAACACTTCGTCCGGGTTCAAGGGGATGATGTTACATAGGGAGAACACGAATGGGTGAACATATTTCATATACAGGTAATAAGTTGCGACCGCATCGGATACGGAATACTGGGCAAGACTGTGGGGTTGCTCTATCGCATATCTTCAGGAAGTTTGTCTGTCAGTGAGCTTACGATTTCGGAGCAATGTATATTCTAGTCAGCTCACGGTGTCATAAGTTCTGGATCTAGTTCTGTTGGATTATATCCCAATTTCGCCTTCGTTACAGCTTTGAGACCTTGACTTCCTTGTGGCAAATACGAATCTCGTTTCACCCATCTGTCGCCAACCCATACTATTTTAGCCCCTGACCCGCTGCACGTCACCAGAAACTCCCAACTCACCTGAAACAATCCATATGTATGATACCTCTGCATTTATATTCGTCTTCTATATCCGGTTTGAAACCAATCTCGTTATACATGCTTATTCCATGTATCTTGGCTCGGACGTCAACAAAGGGAAAATCGAAACTATCACCATTATAAGTGACCATGACAGTCGGTTTTGAATCTCTTATATGTTCAAACCAACGCCGTATCACCGCGGGCTTTATTATAGACAAGAAACATCAATCCTACACAGACTTATTGAAGGCAATCCAGCTCACCTCATCTGGTTCATTGAAAATAGTGAAATCTCCAGGATATTCCTCTTTAGGTGTATACTCGAAATCATCTATATCCTCCGAAACAATTTCACGGTTCGTTATCAGATATCCTTGACCATCTATCATATatgatatcatcattatctgATCCGTTTGTTGATCTGGGAATTTTAGCGGTTGTTTTGTCGTTTCAATATCGTAAGCCATCACTACCGGTTCGGCTCTCTTCACTAAAGATGTTATTCTTTCAAGGCTAATTACACCTGTATGAGAAATTACATTGTACCACAAACCGACTCGTACGTCTAAATTCAGGACAAGTCAGCTTGCAGGAATTACGAGAGAAGGTTTTGTAGCTCACCAAGGTCGATGGCCACTCGcagataataatttatatcGTGCTCCCTTATGTCTATTATACATTCTGAAGGTTCTCTATCACGCCTTTTCCGACTCTCGTCTTCTGCACCCCAAGCTTTCTCTCCTTGATCGTCTCCATGGCCATTCATAGCGTTTTCTGCACCGACGACATCGGCATAGGCATCTACAGCTGTAAATTTTGCCGAATTGGCTTCCGCTAGCGGTAATATCTCTCGCCGTATAGAATGGAGATCGGATGTATTGTGGAAGAAAAGCTTGAGGAATATC is from Kwoniella pini CBS 10737 chromosome 1, complete sequence and encodes:
- a CDS encoding DNA polymerase epsilon catalytic subunit A, whose product is MSFRGSFRGRGKGGNGSNTRFTGKKRSNRGGGVAYGIDRPAPKREDDGTAIAEKFEEIKVQDEIDEKLGFWRFESSRADGEKKIGWLVNMHQTLVQSSTIAGGLAAVDFYFIQDDGGMFKATIPYEPYFYVTCRAGTETMVEEWLLKRFEGVLVRVEREKKWDLSLPNHLLSAPPIFLKLFFHNTSDLHSIRREILPLAEANSAKFTAVDAYADVVGAENAMNGHGDDQGEKAWGAEDESRKRRDREPSECIIDIREHDINYYLRVAIDLDVRVGLWYNVISHTGVISLERITSLVKRAEPVVMAYDIETTKQPLKFPDQQTDQIMMISYMIDGQGYLITNREIVSEDIDDFEYTPKEEYPGDFTIFNEPDEPAVIRRWFEHIRDSKPTVMVTYNGDSFDFPFVDVRAKIHGISMYNEIGFKPDIEDEYKCRGIIHMDCFRWVKRDSYLPQGSQGLKAVTKAKLGYNPTELDPELMTPYAIEQPHSLAQYSVSDAVATYYLYMKYVHPFVFSLCNIIPLNPDEVLRKGSGTLCETLLMVEAYQAHIIMPNRHEDPHGMTYEGHLLASETYVGGHVEALEAGVFRSDIPTHFKMEPSACQQLIDDLDAALKFSLIEEGNIKLEDVDNYDEVKDQIQTALELMRDNPNRMDKPLIYHLDVAAMYPNIMLSNRLQPDSMKDEAACAVCDYNRPDKTCDRRLEWAWRGEYFPAKRDEVNMVRYALEQEMFPPKHPNGPKRRFIDLPQGDQSALIHKRLGDYSRKVYRKTHETKIITKTSIICQRENSFYIDTVRAFRDRRYEYKGLHKTWKKNLDKAIDEGGAVSAVDEAKKMIVLYDSLQLAHKCILNSFYGYVMRKGARWYSMEMAGITCLTGASIIQMARQLVEQIGRPLELDTDGIWCMLPGVFPEDFKFKLKNGKSFGVSYPCTMLNHLVHAQFTNDQYHELVDKESGKYEVRKENSIFFELDGPYKAMILPSSKEEDKLLKKRYAVFNPDGSLAELKGFEVKRRGELQLIKIFQSQIFDKFLLGTTTEECYAAVAEVADQWLDILQSKAASLDDDELVELIAENRSMSKTLAEYGTQKSTSISTARRLAEFLGEQMVKDKGLSCKFIISAKPNGAPVTERAIPVAIFTAEEPVKRHFLKKWLKDNSLTDFDLRTILDWAYYTERLGSVIQKLITIPAALQKVANPVPRIRHPDWLFKRVAAKEDKFQQHKLTDMFARMRTEIRPTNGNGDIEDMGKNKTGPKMAVVKKKKIVREKTPESVPDPNEDYSSYIRVMKSQWRKQRIERARARKQRPRQDGTVSSMLQTRTINLASRQWDVIQIATTNRPGEFKLWLAIDGTFQSVRLRIPREFYLNFKTLPVEGTFSDRYETTSVARVLPRGQAARHLFRLLVDEALYVEGESHFSSMINNPNVDGAYELQVPLVVRALLHFGTSCTLKTTSLGGLNRGLDKGFDLSELERPGMSVLRHKYLDEGKNIKYHFLYHATFNSRHLIALFSLGQPVRTYVVDASRAPERLPNPSRWYTERLEKAPKGIFNYEEAIEFVTNYYKTELSALKQLSRDLQSIRHGLNVITLCSPFEHSYYQVVSPVFSEFPFITFKGLDEKPSLGWLVQTSRRMINQYLKLSSWIKDQIEIAAHYDVPIGNLGQDAPIFLADIEFARRLKQQDMVLWWSASSRPDLGGSEEDANLSEELVTPRMSTKGCYSSVVLEMEIADLAINAVLQSALVNEMEGSGAGSLAFDSASHNLDEYAKGTANTSVMLGDAVLSTQTFGVLKSMVRSWFLEKARAHVKGIYSTPADLVVDQFWRWISSSSSNMFEPALQRFLHGLMRKTFLQLLAELKRLGTQVVYADFNRIFLLTTKPDAGSAYAFAKYLVTAANSQELFRHLVIDVTQFWNYLAWMDIANFGGVKVSPEIASSRNPPASRFEISMDWNIQSFLPGILQPFFERNVADFIFKLYGAKRSSHDEREPLKVIHNLNIDLPGENTSTINPAKEKEFAMGKKSISHDLTKKLLKDIMSVKKLQIQSHTDEIAAESLLFPSLPGSRFDLYSKTIRLNPVLELTKSILEVFGLDKEHMIEIQILKKNLLDLIGIKEFSSESIFHNPCAASTNDDLKINLIICKKCNSLRDIDLCRDPDRLPSWDNDNKEMLSPPRKNWVCHKCDSEYDKFQIEQPLIENISKMITSYQTQDVICMKCSSSKSDNLASTCHCGGSFKSSLNKNEMKLRLRMIKSVAIYHELPLVGSYVEEVLSRW